One Coccinella septempunctata chromosome 1, icCocSept1.1, whole genome shotgun sequence DNA window includes the following coding sequences:
- the LOC123318926 gene encoding histone H2A produces MSGRGKGGKVKGKAKSRSNRAGLQFPVGRIHRLLRKGNYAERVGAGAPVYLAAVMEYLAAEVLELAGNAARDNKKTRIIPRHLQLAIRNDEELNKLLSGVTIAQGGVLPNIQAVLLPKKTEKKS; encoded by the coding sequence ATGTCGGGTCGTGGTAAAGGTGGTAAAGTTAAGGGCAAGGCGAAGTCTCGTTCAAATAGAGCGGGATTGCAGTTTCCCGTTGGACGTATCCATCGTTTGTTGCGAAAGGGAAATTACGCCGAACGAGTAGGAGCGGGAGCACCCGTTTATCTGGCAGCCGTGATGGAATATCTCGCTGCTGAAGTATTGGAATTGGCCGGTAACGCCGCTAGAGACAACAAGAAGACTAGGATCATTCCACGCCATCTTCAGTTGGCCATTAGAAACGACGAAGAATTGAACAAGTTACTCTCTGGAGTAACTATCGCCCAGGGTGGAGTTTTACCAAATATCCAAGCGGTACTTTTGCCGAAAAAAACCGAAAAGAAATCGTAA